From the genome of Populus alba chromosome 10, ASM523922v2, whole genome shotgun sequence, one region includes:
- the LOC118047132 gene encoding fe(2+) transport protein 1, protein MASFTEINAITISLILILSFTLPASTSAQQQCDSASTGGCHDKAKSLQLKLIAIFSILVASMIGVCLPLFSRMIPALMPDRDLFVVVKAFASGVILATGYMHVLPDSFNDLMSDCLPINPWKKFPFTTFVAMLSAILTLVMDSFTMSFYKKHGFDKKGGGVDGEKVNNGERGLGNVENGGAHVGHCDGFNGGANDKDSMLLRNRVVAQVLEIGIVVHSVVIGLSMGASNNPCTIRPLIAALCFHQLFEGMGLGGCILQAEYGMKIKAILVFFFSTTTPFGIVIGIGLSNVYSERSPTALIVVGLLNASSAGLLNYMALVDLLAADFMGPKLQDSMRLQAWSFIAVLLGAGGMSLMAKWA, encoded by the exons ATGGCATCCTTCACAGAAATCAATGCAATCACCATATCTCTAATCTTGATCCTCTCATTCACATTGCCAGCATCAACATCGGCACAACAACAATGTGATTCCGCTTCGACAGGAGGATGCCACGACAAGGCCAAATCCTTACAGCTAAAGctaattgctattttttcaaTCCTGGTTGCTAGTATGATTGGGGTGTGTTTACCATTATTTTCACGTATGATCCCTGCACTCATGCCCGATAGAGATTTATTTGTAGTGGTAAAGGCATTTGCTTCAGGTGTTATCCTTGCGACGGGGTACATGCACGTGTTACCGGACTCTTTTAACGACTTGATGTCTGATTGTTTGCCGATAAATCCTTGGAAGAAGTTTCCTTTTACCACTTTTGTTGCCATGTTGTCAGCTATACTCACTCTCGTGATGGATTCTTTCACGATGAGTTTCTACAAGAAGCATGGTTTTGATAAGAAGGGTGGTGGGGTAGACGGTGAGAAAGTGAACAATGGGGAGAGAGGGTTAGGGAATGTTGAAAATGGTGGTGCTCATGTTGGACATTGCGATGGATTTAATGGCGGGGCTAATGACAAGGATTCAATGTTGTTGAGGAATCGTGTTGTGGCTCAG GTTTTGGAGATCGGCATTGTAGTGCACTCAGTTGTAATTGGTTTATCAATGGGTGCCTCTAACAATCCGTGCACGATCAGGCCGCTCATCGCTGCTCTCTGCTTCCATCAACTCTTTGAAGGAATGGGTCTTGGAGGATGCATATTACAG GCTGAATATGGAATGAAGATAAAAGCAATCCTGGTGTTCTTCTTCTCTACAACAACCCCATTTGGAATTGTAATAGGAATCGGTTTGTCAAATGTTTACAGTGAGAGGAGCCCAACAGCTCTAATTGTTGTGGGATTACTGAATGCATCATCTGCTGGATTACTGAATTACATGGCACTGGTGGACCTCTTAGCTGCTGACTTCATGGGACCTAAACTTCAAGACAGTATGAGGCTTCAGGCATGGTCATTTATTGCAGTTCTACTCGGCGCCGGAGGCATGTCGCTTATGGCAAAATGGGCTTAG
- the LOC118047163 gene encoding chaperonin 60 subunit beta 4, chloroplastic isoform X1, producing the protein MACSPSLISAISLTNPTRLKRVSYPSMLSPKAMAKEIHFNHDGSTTKKLLAGVEMVSELLGVTLGPKGRNVVLQNKYGPPKIVNDGETVLKEIELEDPLENVGVKLVRQAGAKTNNLAGDGSTTSVVLAHGLIAEGQKVIASGMNPVQIARGIAKTSEALVSELKLMSREVENDELADVAAVSAGNDYTVGNMISDALQQVGRRGVVTIEKGRCTENILEIVEGMQFDRGYLSPYFVTDRQRMVVEFHNCKLLLVDKKIQNAKEVFKILDNAVKEMYPIVIVAEDVDQEALAPIIRNKLKGLLKGAAIKAPAFGERKSHYLDDIAILTGGTVIRDDMGLKLEKAGKEVLGTATKVVITKDSTLIVTDGSTREAVEKRVSQICSLVENTEEKFQKKILNERIARLSGGIAILQVGAQTQVELKDKLLRIEDALNATKAAIEEGVVVGGGCSLLRLSTKVDGIKELLDNEEQKIGAEIFKRALSYPARLIAKNAGVNGNVVINQVLSNADIRYGYNAATDTYEDLITAGIIDPTKVVRCCLEHATSVAKTFLTSDAVIVDIKESDPLPMRRRMPPVAPPPMPKSPGVGPVGVYL; encoded by the exons ATGGCATGCTCTCCATCTCTAATCTCTGCAATATCTCTCACTAACCCAACAAGGCTCAAGAGGGTCTCCTATCCTTCTATGTTAAGCCCGAAAGCCATGGCCAAGGAAATTCACTTCAACCATGATGGTTCTACCACGAAGAAACTTCTG GCAGGGGTGGAGATGGTGTCAGAGTTATTAGGAGTGACTTTAGGACCGAAAGGAAGGAATGTGGTGTTGCAGAACAAGTATGGACCTCCCAAGATTGTTAATGATGGAGAAACTGTCCTCAAAGAG attgaacTGGAGGATCCCTTGGAGAATGTTGGAGTAAAATTGGTGAGGCAAGCTGGTGCGAAAACAAATAACCTTGCTGGTGATGGTTCGACAACATCTGTGGTTCTTGCTCATGGTTTAATCGCTGAGGGTCAAAAG GTGATTGCATCTGGCATGAATCCTGTTCAAATTGCTCGTGGGATTGCGAAAACCTCGGAAGCTCTTGTATCTGAGCTCAAATTGATGTCGAGGGAG GTTGAGAACGATGAGCTTGCAGATGTGGCTGCAGTTAGCGCAGGGAATGATTATACAGTGGGAAACATGATATCCGATGCACTTCAACAAGTGGGAAGAAGGGGAGTAGTCACAATTGAGAAAGGAAGGTGTACTGAGAACATCCTAGAAATTGTAGAAGGAATGCAATTCGATCGTGGATATTTGTCTCCTTACTTCGTAACTGATCGGCAAAGAATGGTAGTGGAGTTCCACAACTGCAAG CTACTCTTGGTTGACAAAAAAATACAGAATGCAAAGGAGGTGTTCAAAATATTGGATAATGCAGTTAAAGAGATGTACCCAATTGTAATAGTTGCAGAGGATGTGGACCAGGAAGCTCTGGCTCCAATCATTAGGAACAAACTCAAGGGTCTATTGAAGGGAGCTGCTATTAAAGCTCCTGCCTTTGGTGAACGGAAGAGCCACTACTTGGATGACATCGCTATCTTGACAGGAG GCACTGTAATTAGAGATGACATGGGGCTGAAGCTAGAAAAGGCTGGGAAGGAGGTGTTGGGCACTGCTACTAAGGTGGTGATAACAAAAGATTCTACGTTGATAGTAACTGATGGGAGCACTCGAGAAGCTGTGGAGAAAAGGGTTTCTCAGATATGTAGTCTTGTTGAG AACACTgaagaaaaatttcaaaagaaaatattgaatgaaagaATAGCAAGGTTATCTGGAGGGATTGCTATTCTCCAG GTAGGAGCACAGACACAAGTCGAGTTGAAGGACAAACTGCTGAGAATTGAGGATGCTTTAAATGCAACCAAG GCAGCAATCGAGGAAGGTGTAGTAGTTGGAGGTGGTTGTAGCCTTTTGAGGCTATCAACTAAGGTGGATGGTATTAAAGAACTTTTGGATAATGAAGAGCAGAAG ATTGGAGCTGAGATCTTCAAAAGAGCTTTGAGCTATCCTGCACGATTAATAGCTAAGAATGCAGGTGTAAATGGAAATGTCGTCATAAACCAG GTTTTGTCAAATGCTGATATAAGATATGGATACAATGCTGCAACAGACACCTACGAGGATTTGATAACTGCTGGAATTATAGATCCCACAAAG
- the LOC118047163 gene encoding chaperonin 60 subunit beta 4, chloroplastic isoform X2, giving the protein MACSPSLISAISLTNPTRLKRVSYPSMLSPKAMAKEIHFNHDGSTTKKLLAGVEMVSELLGVTLGPKGRNVVLQNKYGPPKIVNDGETVLKEIELEDPLENVGVKLVRQAGAKTNNLAGDGSTTSVVLAHGLIAEGQKVIASGMNPVQIARGIAKTSEALVSELKLMSREVENDELADVAAVSAGNDYTVGNMISDALQQVGRRGVVTIEKGRCTENILEIVEGMQFDRGYLSPYFVTDRQRMVVEFHNCKLLLVDKKIQNAKEVFKILDNAVKEMYPIVIVAEDVDQEALAPIIRNKLKGLLKGAAIKAPAFGERKSHYLDDIAILTGGTVIRDDMGLKLEKAGKEVLGTATKVVITKDSTLIVTDGSTREAVEKRVSQICSLVENTEEKFQKKILNERIARLSGGIAILQVGAQTQVELKDKLLRIEDALNATKAAIEEGVVVGGGCSLLRLSTKVDGIKELLDNEEQKMVQKISPRMSALSTAH; this is encoded by the exons ATGGCATGCTCTCCATCTCTAATCTCTGCAATATCTCTCACTAACCCAACAAGGCTCAAGAGGGTCTCCTATCCTTCTATGTTAAGCCCGAAAGCCATGGCCAAGGAAATTCACTTCAACCATGATGGTTCTACCACGAAGAAACTTCTG GCAGGGGTGGAGATGGTGTCAGAGTTATTAGGAGTGACTTTAGGACCGAAAGGAAGGAATGTGGTGTTGCAGAACAAGTATGGACCTCCCAAGATTGTTAATGATGGAGAAACTGTCCTCAAAGAG attgaacTGGAGGATCCCTTGGAGAATGTTGGAGTAAAATTGGTGAGGCAAGCTGGTGCGAAAACAAATAACCTTGCTGGTGATGGTTCGACAACATCTGTGGTTCTTGCTCATGGTTTAATCGCTGAGGGTCAAAAG GTGATTGCATCTGGCATGAATCCTGTTCAAATTGCTCGTGGGATTGCGAAAACCTCGGAAGCTCTTGTATCTGAGCTCAAATTGATGTCGAGGGAG GTTGAGAACGATGAGCTTGCAGATGTGGCTGCAGTTAGCGCAGGGAATGATTATACAGTGGGAAACATGATATCCGATGCACTTCAACAAGTGGGAAGAAGGGGAGTAGTCACAATTGAGAAAGGAAGGTGTACTGAGAACATCCTAGAAATTGTAGAAGGAATGCAATTCGATCGTGGATATTTGTCTCCTTACTTCGTAACTGATCGGCAAAGAATGGTAGTGGAGTTCCACAACTGCAAG CTACTCTTGGTTGACAAAAAAATACAGAATGCAAAGGAGGTGTTCAAAATATTGGATAATGCAGTTAAAGAGATGTACCCAATTGTAATAGTTGCAGAGGATGTGGACCAGGAAGCTCTGGCTCCAATCATTAGGAACAAACTCAAGGGTCTATTGAAGGGAGCTGCTATTAAAGCTCCTGCCTTTGGTGAACGGAAGAGCCACTACTTGGATGACATCGCTATCTTGACAGGAG GCACTGTAATTAGAGATGACATGGGGCTGAAGCTAGAAAAGGCTGGGAAGGAGGTGTTGGGCACTGCTACTAAGGTGGTGATAACAAAAGATTCTACGTTGATAGTAACTGATGGGAGCACTCGAGAAGCTGTGGAGAAAAGGGTTTCTCAGATATGTAGTCTTGTTGAG AACACTgaagaaaaatttcaaaagaaaatattgaatgaaagaATAGCAAGGTTATCTGGAGGGATTGCTATTCTCCAG GTAGGAGCACAGACACAAGTCGAGTTGAAGGACAAACTGCTGAGAATTGAGGATGCTTTAAATGCAACCAAG GCAGCAATCGAGGAAGGTGTAGTAGTTGGAGGTGGTTGTAGCCTTTTGAGGCTATCAACTAAGGTGGATGGTATTAAAGAACTTTTGGATAATGAAGAGCAGAAG ATGGTACAAAAAATTTCACCACGGATGTCAGCTCTTTCAACTGCTCACTAA
- the LOC118047148 gene encoding uncharacterized protein: protein MLPGELTGIRYLTADQNLVPFPANFGMMQQSNIPSFHFNRLLSNLQNSSLPQPVYEFAPQSSSLSNNSTSDESEEHQLSIIDERKQRRMISNRESARRSRMRKQKHLDELWSQVVRLRTENHNLIDKLSHVSECHDRVLQENARLKQEASDFRQMLTDFQQIASPYTTTALRDLEEVPCNTAHLRAESSNQSITSSVDLLH, encoded by the coding sequence ATGCTTCCAGGTGAGCTCACAGGAATTCGCTATCTAACAGCTGATCAAAATCTGGTTCCATTTCCGGCTAATTTCGGCATGATGCAACAAAGCAACATACCATCCTTCCATTTCAACAGGCTCTTAAGCAACCTGCAGAATTCATCCTTACCTCAACCAGTTTATGAATTCGCTCCGCAGTCCTCGAGTCTCAGCAACAACTCAACTTCAGATGAATCGGAGGAACACCAACTGAGCATCATCGACGAAAGGAAGCAGCGGAGAATGATTTCCAATAGAGAGTCCGCCCGTAGGTCAAGGATGAGGAAACAGAAGCACCTAGACGAGCTATGGTCTCAGGTGGTTCGGTTGCGGACTGAGAACCACAATCTGATAGACAAGTTGAGTCATGTGTCTGAGTGTCATGACCGTGTTCTTCAAGAGAATGCAAGGCTCAAACAAGAAGCTTCTGATTTTCGCCAAATGCTTACTGACTTTCAACAAATTGCCAGTCCTTACACTACTACTGCTTTAAGGGATCTTGAAGAGGTCCCCTGCAACACGGCCCATCTCAGAGCTGAATCCTCAAACCAGTCCATCACTAGTTCCGTGGACTTGCTTCATTGA